The following is a genomic window from Pseudomonas promysalinigenes.
AGCTCGGCCAGGCCCTGATACCAGCCGTTGAGCATCACCGACTCGTTGCGCTCACCCGGCAGGTACTGCCAGATTTCGTCGGCGGTGAACGCCAGGATCGGTGCGATCCAGCGCACCAGTGCCTCGCTGATGTGGTACAGCGCGGTTTGGCAGGAACGGCGCGCGACACTGTTTGCGCCAGTGGTGTACTGGCGGTCCTTGATGATGTCGAGGTAGAAGCCGCCCAACTCCTGCACGCAGAAGTTGTGGATCTTCGAGTAGACGTTCCAGAAGCGGTATTCGCCGTAGTGCTCTTCCAGCTCGCGCTGCAGCAGCAGGGTACGGTCCACAGCCCAGCGGTCCAGGGCGATCATCTCCTGCGGGGCCAGCAGGTCGGTTGCCGGGTTGAAACCACTCAGGTTGGAAAGCAGGAAGCGCGCAGTGTTGCGGATACGGCGGTAGGCATCGGCGCTGCGCTGCAGGATCTGCTCCGACACGGCCATCTCGCCGGAGTAATCGGTCGCGGCCACCCACAGGCGCAGGATATCCGCACCCAAGGTATTGTTGACCTTTTCTGGCTCGATGGTGTTGCCCAGCGACTTGGACATCTTGCGGCCGCTTTCGTCCACGGTGAAGCCGTGGGTCAGCAGCTCGCGGTACGGCGCGTGGCCGTCGATGGCGCAACCGGTCAGCAAGGACGAGTGGAACCAGCCGCGGTGCTGGTCGGAACCTTCCAGGTACAGGTCGGCACGTGGCCCGGTGGCGTGGCCGATGTCGTGGGAGCCACGCAGCACGTGCCAGTGGGTGGTGCCGGAGTCGAACCAGACGTCCAGGGTGTCGGAGATCTTGTCGTACTGGGCCGCTTCGTCACCCAGCAATTGGGCGGCGTCCAGTTTGAACCAGGCTTCGATGCCCTCTTGCTCGACGCGCTTGGCCACGGCCTCCATCAGCTCGACGGTGCGCGGGTGCAGCTCGCCGGTCTGCTTGTGCAGGAAGAATGGGATCGGCACGCCCCAGTTGCGTTGACGCGAGATGCACCAGTCTGGGCGGTTGGCGATCATCGAATGCAAGCGCGCCTGGCCCCAGGCCGGGACGAATTTGGTGTCTTCGATGGCCTTGAGTGCACGTTCGCGCAGCGGCTCGCCAGTGCTCGGCTGCTTGTCCATGCCGACGAACCACTGCGCGGTGGCGCGGTAGATCAGCGGCGTCTTGTGGCGCCAGCAGTGCATGTAGCTGTGGCTGATGGTTTCGGTATGCATCAGCGCGCCGACTTCGCTGAGCTTGTCGACGATCGCCGGGTTGGCCTTCCAGATGAACTGGCCGCCAAAGAATGGCAGCGATTCGACGTATACGCCGTTGCTCTGCACCGGGGTCAGGATATCGTCGTTGACCATGCCATAGCGCTTGCAGGTGACGAAGTCGTCTTCACCGTAGGCCGGGGCCGAGTGCACCACGCCAGTGCCTGCGCCCAGTTCTACGTACTCGGCCAGGTACACAGGCGACAGGCGGTCGTAGAACGGGTGGCGGAAATCGACCAGTTCCAGGGCCGAGCCTGGCGCGGTGGCGATCACCGAACCTTCCAGGTTGTAGCGCTTGAGGCAAGACTCTACCAGCTCTTCGGCCAGCACCAGCAGACGCTCGCCGGTATCAACCAAGGCGTACTTGAAGTCTGGGTGGATGTTCAGCGCCTGATTGGCCGGGATGGTCCACGGGGTGGTGGTCCAAATCACGATAGCAGCCGGTTTGGCCAGCGACGCCAGGCCGAAGGCGGCAGCCAGCTTGGCCTCATCGGCAGCCGGGAAGGCCACGTCGATGGTCTGGGATTTCTTGTCGGCGTATTCGACCTCGGCCTCGGCCAGGGCCGAACCGCAATCGAAGCACCAGTTCACAGGCTTGAGGCCTTTGAACACGAAGCCTTGCTTGACCATTTCGGCCAGGGCGCGGATTTCACCGGCCTCGTTGGCGAAGTTCATGGTCTTGTACGGGTTGTCCCAGTCACCCAGCACACCTAGGCGGATGAACTCGGTCTTCTGCCCTTCGATCTGCTCGGCGGCATACTCACGGCACAGCTCACGGGTGCGGTCTGCGGTCAGGTGCTTGCCGTGGGTGACTTCGACCTTGTGTTCGATCGGCAGGCCGTGGCAGTCCCACCCAGGGACGTAGGGCGCGTCGAAGCCGGACAGCGTCTTGGAACGGACGATCATGTCCTTGAGGATCTTGTTCAGCGCATGACCGATGTGAATCTTGCCGTTGGCATAGGGCGGGCCGTCGTGCAGGACGAATTTCGGACGATCCTTGCCAATTTCGCGCAGCTTCTGGTACAGGCCAATGCTGTCCCAGCGCTGCAGGATCTGCGGTTCGCGCTGAGGCAGGCCGGCCTTCATGGGGAAGGCGGTGTCCGGAAGGTTTAGCGTGGCTTTGTAGTCGGTCATTTCAGGCTCTTCGTTAGCGGTTGAGCGTGCCAATGTGCACGTGCGGCGGCGATATCCGCATCGATCGCCGACTTCAGCGCCTCCAGGGAGGCGAATCGCTGCTCTTCACGCAGCTTGTGGTGGAATTCCACCGTCAGGCGCCGGCCATACAGATCGCCGGCATAATCCAGTAGATGAATCTCGAGGTGCGGGCGGCCGTCACCGGCCACCGTCGGGCGCACGCCAATGTTGCCCACACCCGGCCAGGCCTTGCCATCGATCTCGATGCTGGCCAGGTAAACCCCGGACAGCGGCACGCGGCGGCGCTTGAGCTGGATGTTGGCGGTCGGTGTGCCGAGCTGGCGGGCCAGCTTCTGGCCATGCATTACGCGGCCAGTGATACGGTACGGGCGGCCCAGCAGGTGCTCGGCCAGCTCGAAGTCGCCTTCGGCCAGCGCCTTGCGCACTTCAGTGCTGCTGACCCGCAAGCCGTCCTGAATCACCGTGTCGGCGGCTTCGACGGTAAAACCGTATTGCTTGCCGGCCGCGACCAGGAAGGCAAAATCGCCAGCGCGGTCGCAACCGAAGCGAAAATCGTCACCTACCTCAAGGTGGCGTACCCCCAGGCCATCGACCAGGATCGCCTTGACGAACGCCTGCGCGCTGAGCTGGCTCAGGCGCTGGTTGAATGCAAGGCACAGCACCCGGTCGACGCCTTCGCCAGCCAGCAGCTCGACCTTGTCGCGCAGGCGGGCCAGCCGGGCCGGCGCGGTATCGGGGGCGAAGTATTCGCGCGGCTGCGGCTCGAAGGTCACCACGCAGGTCGGCAGGCCCAGTTCCTGGCCACGCTCGCGCAGGCGCGCCAGGATAGCCTGGTGGCCACGGTGAACCCCGTCGAAGTTGCCAATGGTGGCGACACAGCCCCGGTGCTCGGGGCGCAGGTTGTGAAGACCTCGAACCAGCTGCATAACGCGCTTCTTGCTCATAAAGTGGCCGATTATAACCACACCCGGGCGCCGGTGACAGGCAGCAGCGCCCAGGGGTGACATGGAATACGAAAAACCGACGCCTGACCCGCCTTCTACCTCAATGCAGGGCCTTGCGGGCGAAATGCCGGGGCCGGAAACCACACACGTACAGGCAACCGAAATAGGTCACCACCCCCGCCGCGATCAATGCACCCAGGCGCAGGAACCGTTCCAGCATGTTGCCTTGCTCCCAGGCTGGCAGGTAGTGCATGCCCAACAGCAGCACCGCTGCCATCAGCGTAACGGCCAGCACCAGCTTGAGCAGGTAGATGGCCCAGCCAGGTTGCGGCTGAAATAGCTGCTGGCTGCGCAGCTTCCAGAACAGCAGACCTGCGTTCAGGCAGGCGCCCAGGCTGATGGCCAGGGCAAGGCCGGCGTGCTGCAGTGGGCCGATCAATGCCAGGTTGAACAGTTGCGTGCAGACCAGGGTGAAGATCGCAATCTTCACCGGGGTACGGATATTCTGCTGCGCATAAAAGCCAGGTGCCAGCACCTTGACCAGAATGATCGCCAGTAGGCCGACCGAGTAGGCGATGAGCGCACGCTGGGTCATCGCGGCGTCGAAAGCGCTGAACTTGCCGTACTGAAACAGTGCCACGGTCAGCGGCTCGGCGAGGATCGCCAGGGCCAGGGTACACGGCAGCACCAACAGAAAGCACAGGCGCAGCCCCCAATCCATGATTCGCGAGTACTCCTCCCGGTCCTTGTTGGCATAGGTTTTAGCCAGTGTCGGCAGCAAGATGGTGCCAAGGGCAACGCCCAGTACACCGGATGGCAGCTCCATAAGGCGGTCAGCGTAATACATCCACGACACTGAGCCGGCCACCAGAAAGGAGGCGAAGATGGTGTTGATGATCAGCGATATCTGGCTCACCGACACCCCAAGGATCGCCGGCAGCATCTGCTTGAGCACACGCCATACCCCGGCATCGCGCAGGTTCAGCCGTGGTAGGACAAGCATGCCGATCTTCTTCAGCGCGGGCAGTTGATACAGCAACTGCGCAAGGCCACCGGCCAGCACCCCCCAGGCCAAGGCCATGATCGGAGGGTTGAAGTAGGGGGTGAGCAGCAGGGCGAAGATGATCATCGCCACGTTGAGCAGGGTTGGGGTGAACGCAGGGACGCTGAACCGGTTCCAGGTGTTGAGGATTGCCCCGGCCAGGGACGACAGCGAAATCAGCAATATATAAGGGAAGGTTACCCGAAGCAGGTCGGTGGTCAGTGTGTATTTTTCGGCGCTGTCGACAAAGCCTGGGGCTGTGGCCCAGACCACCCAGGGCGCTGCGACGATGCCGATGGCCGTGACCAAGGCCAGCACAAGGGTCAGCAGGCCGCTGATGTAGGCAATGAAAGTGCGCGTTGCTTCCTCGCCTTGCTGGGTCTTGTATTCGGCCAGGATCGGCACGAATGCCTGGGAAAACGCCCCTTCGGCGAAGATCCGCCGTAGCAGGTTGGGCAGCTTGAAGGCGATGAAGAAGGCGTCGGTGGCGATACCGGCACCGAAGACGCGGGCCAGAATGGTGTCGCGCACAAAGCCCAGCACCCGCGAAACCATGGTGATGGAGCTGACTGCAGCCAGGGATTTGAGCAGATTCATCGAAAAGATTCACGCCAGGGACAGAGGGCGCTGCCAGACAGCGTCCGAATGTGCGATACTCCCGCGCCTTCGCAGGGGAGCCAAAAATTCCCGAGTTTACAGGTAGCACGGCAGAAAGGAACATTTCCTGCCCGTTACTGCACCACTCGGCGGAACCCTGCAAGTGGCCTTGACATCCGGTCGACTCATCGGCATGATTCGCGGCCTATTTTGTTTGCTATTTACCTAAAGTCTTTCGAGGAGCTCGACGGTGGCCAACACACCTTCCGCCAAGAAACGTGCAAAACAGGCTGAGAAGCGTCGCAGCCACAACGCCAGCCTGCGTTCCATGGTCCGCACCTACATCAAGAATGTAGTCAAAGCCATCGACGCAAAAGACGCCGAAAAAGCGCAAGCCGCTTACGTTCTGGCTGTACCTGTAATCGACCGTATGGCCGATAAAGGCATCATCCACAAGAACAAAGCTGCTCGCCACAAAGGCCGTCTGAATGGCCACATCAAGGCACTGAAAGAAGCTGCAGCTGCCTAAGCGACGTTCTTGTCGAAAAAACCGGCCCTAGGGCCGGTTTTTTTATGCCTGGGGTTCAAGCATGCATCGAGATAGCGCAATCCCCGGTGGGGCTTTAGCCGCGAAACATGCAACGCAGTATAGGGGACCGGCTTTGCCGGTGTTCGCGGGTGAGCCCGCCCCCACGAGGGCTGTGCATACTGCTAGGTAAGCACACCCCCAGTGGGAGCCAACTGTCATTGGCCTACCGACCAGCGATGGTTTTGCTCATCACTTGCCGATCGAGATCTTCGGCGCCCACTGCAGCCAGGCATCTTCAGGCTTGTCGAACAAGGCGAAGGTCTGTTGCGGCCGAGCTGGGTTGCCCATCTGATCGCCCTCCGGTGTAGCGAAGGCAATCCCGCCGTCAATCAGTGTTTCAAGCGACTCGGTGCGCACCGTCGCGCCCTTGAACAGCCCCCAGTCAAAGCCGAAACCACTGCTGTTCCAGAACCGGCTGCCACCGCGCACCAGGGCGGCGTAGCGCGGCTCGATCAGGATATGGATCAACACGCGATCTGCGGTCTGGCCCAACTCGAACCCCGTGACTTTACCCACCGCCACCTCGCGATAGGTAACCGGCACACCCGGCTTGATCGAACCACGTCGCGGCGCACTGAGCGTCAGCGGCAGGCCCACTGGCGCGCCAGACACTTCAGGGGCTTGGGCCAGCGCAATGAAATCACGCTGCGGCCCCCTGTCTTTGACCGCCGGCTGCACCTCAAGGTACTGGCCGCCAATCAGGGTATCGAGGTTCTCGGTACGCACCAGCCCCAACGCCGGCTTCACCACCCAGAACTGCGTACCTTCGCGCGCGATGCGCTCAGCCGCCTCGGTGATCCGCGCTCGCAGTACTACCGCCTGCAAGTCCTTGGTCAAATCCACGCTTTCCACACTGCCCACATCAAGGCCACGAAAGCGAATGGGCGTACCCGCCTTGAGGCCATCAGCGCGATCCACTCTGATGGTTACCAAGGTCCCGGTACGGTTCACGGCTTCTTGGCTCTCCAACAAGCGGAAGCGCGGTATACGGCGCTTGAGCGCCACATTGGGGGTTGGCGTATCGAAAGCGATCCCGCCGGCCATCAGGGTCTGCAACGATTCACTCTTGATCTTGATACCGGACAGCCCGCCGGTCAGGGTGATGCCGCTGACATTCCAGAACCGCGAAGAGCCGTTGACCAGGTTTTCGTATTCTTTCTCGATATGCACACCAATCAGAATGCGCTTGCTGTTGCGGGCAAATTGGTAGCTCTGCACGCTACCTACCTTGACCTGGCGATACATCACCGGGCTGCCGACTTCCAACGAACCCAGGGTATCGGCGAACAGCACCAAATGCAGGCCAGGGGCCTTGAGGTCCAGCGGTGGTGCTTTGGGGCGGGCCTCGAACTCGCGCTGCGGCTTGGCGCCTTTCTCACCAGGGCGGATTGCGATGTAATTACCTTTGACCAGCGCTTCGAGGCCAGTGATGCCCGCCAGGGAAATCGACGGCTTGACCACCCAGAACTGAGTACCTTCGACCAGGTAATCTTCGGTCAATGGGTCCAGTGTCAGCTCGGCAGTAGCACTGGCCAGGTTGTCCTCCATTTTCAGGGTCTTCAACGAACCGACCTGGATACCCTTGTACATCACTGGCGTGCGTCCAGCCTGCAGGCCCTCGTAATCACTGAGTTTGACCTTGACGCGAATACCGGCCTGGGCCGCATCGAAGTCTTCATATAAGCGAAACGGCAAGCTTGGATCGGTGGGTGGGCTGTCTTTACGGTATTCCGGCGTGGCAAAAGCAATGCCACCTGCCACGATGCTCGACAGTGACTCGCTGCGCACCTTCACCCCCGAGAGATCCGCATCGATACTAATGCCGCTGGCATTCCAGAATCGCGTGTGCTTTCGCACCAGGTTTGCGTAGGCTGGCTCGATGAATACCTTCACCTCGACCGTGCTTTGGTCGTCAGACAGACGATAGCTTTTTACCTTACCAACTTGGATCTGTTTGTAGAATATCGGGCTGTCTCGGTTGAGCGACCCCAGCCGCTCGGCCTTGAGCGTCAGGTGCAAGCCTGGCTCACTGTCCGATAGCGGTGGTGCAACTTTCAGTGCCGTAAACCGCCGGGTCGGCTCACCGTCCCCAGGACTGACGGCGATGTAGTTGCCCGACACCAGCGTCTCAAGGCCTGAGATACCGGCCAGGCTGACACTAGGCTTGACCAACCAGAACCGGGTGCCCTTGTTCAAATGCAGTTCGGCGGCCTTGTTCATTTCGATGGTGGCAATCACTCCCTGCTTCTCGCCTTGGGCATCGAGCACAAGTTTGGTCACCTTGCCGACCGGCATCCCTTTGAAGATCACCTCGGTCTTGTTGGCGACAATCCCCTCGCCGGTTTCGAAACGGACTTGGATCTCCACGCCCGAGTCTCGATAGGCCTGCCAGGCCAGCCAGCCCCCGATCAGCAGCGCGATCAATGGCAGGATCCAGATGGCAGACCAGTTGGAGGCAGGACGGGTTTTGGCCATTGGCATGTCACTCATGGTCGTCATCCGACTCCGTGTTATCCCAGATCAGCCGGGGATCGAAAGTTAAAGCAGCGAGCATCGTGAGGATCACCACAGTGGCGAAGGCGACAGCGCCCAAATTGGCTTCGACACTGGCGATGCGGCCGAAATTCACCACTGCCACCAGAATGGCAATGACGAAAATGTCCAGCATGGACCAGCGCCCTATGAATTCGATGAAACGGTACATCAGGATCCGTTGCCGCGCCGACAGCGGCTGGCGCCGCTGAACGGAGTACAGTAAAAGCGCGATCCCTATCAGCTTGAAGGTCGGGACCAGAATGCTGGCGATGAACACCACTGCGGCGATAGGCAACATGCCGTGCTTGAGCAAAGTAATGACGCCAGACATGATGGTGTCGCCGCTACCCTGCCCGAAGGTGCTGACCGTCATGATCGGCAACAGGTTAGCGGGGATATAAAGAATCGAAGCAGTGATCAGCAGCGCCCAAGTGCGGATGATGCTATTGGGGCGCCGCGGGTGCACGATCGCCCCACACCGCGTGCAGGCTTGTGAATCGCCTTCGACTTCCTGGCGATTCAGTTCGTGACATTCATTACAGACCACTATGCCTGCATCAATCGCCCGCATGCAGATCCTCCCCCGACAAAGCGCTCCAGATCTGGTGTGGCGACATCACCACTTCGAGCCAGACCTGAACCAGCAATAGACTGATGAAACAGAACAGGCCCAGGCCAACGGTCAACTCCGCCAAGTCCACAAGCTTGACGATGGCCACCAGCACCCCCATGAAATACACCTCGAGCATGCCCCAGTCGCGCAGGTGGTGATAAATGCGGTAGCACAGCAGTCCATAACTGCGCCCGATATCCAGGCGAATGCTCAGCAGTACAGCCAGCTGACAGAGCAGCTTGAGCAAAGGTACGGCCATGCTGCACAGGAATACCACCACCGCCACGCCCCGCATCTGCGAGTTGTAAAGGCCGAGCACGCCACTCCATACAGTGTCGTCCGAGGTCTGGCCAAGCAGGTGCAGCTGCATAATGGGCAGGAAGTTGGCGGGTATGAACAGCAGCAACGCCGTCAGCACCAGGGCCAGGCTGCGGTTGACCACATTGCGGCGATGGGCATAGAGCTCGTAGCCACAGCGCGGGCATTGGGCTTTTTCGTCATGCTGTAGCACTGGCTTGCGCATGAGCAGGTCGCACTCATGGCAGGCAATCAGCTCGGCCAGTGGCAGCTGCTGCAGAGGTTGAGTCTTATCGGGGTCGGGCATTTGGGGATTCTGAATAGGTACGTCGGTACTATTCTAGTGGTCCCAGCTGCAAAAGTGGGAGACGGCTCACCCCTGTCGTGAAAGCAGAAAAGACAAAACCCCTACCTGCATGCGCAGATAGGGGTTTTGCGAAATGAATCTTGACGATGACCTACTCTCACATGGGGAAACCCCACACTACCATCGGCGATGCATCGTTTCACTACTGAGTTCGGGATGGGATCAGGTGGTTCCAATGCTCTATGGTCGTCAAGAAATTCTGTAGCCAGAATGTCCTGTTGGACAGCCCAGCGAATTCGGATATGCGATTTGTGATGTTGCGAATTTTCGGGTCTTTCGTCTTCACCACCACAATCTGCGCTGCAGATTGCTTGGGTGTTATATGGTCAAGCCTCACGGGCAATTAGTATTGGTTAGCTCAACGCCTCACAGCGCTTACACACCCAACCTATCAACGTCGTAGTCTTCGACGGCCCTTTAGGGGATTCAAGATCCCAGTGAGATCTCATCTTGAGGCAAGTTTCCCGCTTAGATGCTTTCAGCGGTTATCTCTTCCGAACATAGCTACCCGGCAATGCCACTGGCGTGACAACCGGAACACCAGAGGTTCGTCCACTCCGGTCCTCTCGTACTAGGAGCAGCCCCTCTCAAATCTCAAACGTCCACGGCAGATAGGGACCGAACTGTCTCACGACGTTCTAAACCCAGCTCGCGTACCACTTTAAATGGCGAACAGCCATACCCTTGGGACCGGCTTCAGCCCCAGGATGTGATGAGCCGACATCGAGGTGCCAAACACCGCCGTCGATATGAACTCTTGGGCGGTATCAGCCTGTTATCCCCGGAGTACCTTTTATCCGTTGAGCGATGGCCCTTCCATACAGAACCACCGGATCACTAAGACCTACTTTCGTACCTGCTCGACGTGTTTGTCTCGCAGTCAAGCGCGCTTTTGCCTTTATACTCTACGACCGATTTCCGACCGGTCTGAGCGCACCTTCGTACTCCTCCGTTACTCTTTGGGAGGAGACCGCCCCAGTCAAACTACCCACCATACACTGTCCTCGATCCGGATAACGGACCTGAGTTAGAACCTCAAAGTTGCCAGGGTGGTATTTCAAGGATGGCTCCATGAGAACTGGCGTCCCCACTTCAAAGCCTCCCACCTATCCTACACAAGCAAATTCAAAGTCCAGTGCAAAGCTATAGTAAAGGTTCACGGGGTCTTTCCGTCTAGCCGCGGATACACTGCATCTTCACAGCGATTTCAATTTCACTGAGTCTCGGGTGGAGACAGCGCCGCCATCGTTACGCCATTCGTGCAGGTCGGAACTTACCCGACAAGGAATTTCGCTACCTTAGGACCGTTATAGTTACGGCCGCCGTTTACCGGGGCTTCGATCAAGAGCTTCGCTTGCGCTAACCCCATCAATTAACCTTCCGGCACCGGGCAGGCGTCACACCCTATACGTCCACTTTCGTGTTTGCAGAGTGCTGTGTTTTTAATAAACAGTCGCAGCGGCCTGGTATCTTCGACCGGCATGGGCTTACGGAGCAAGTCCTTCACCCTCGCCGGCGCACCTTCTCCCGAAGTTACGGTGCCATTTTGCCTAGTTCCTTCACCCGAGTTCTCTCAAGCGCCTTGGTATTCTCTACCTAACCACCTGTGTCGGTTTGGGGTACGGTTCCCAGTTATCTGAAGCTTAGGAGCTTTTCTTGGAAGCATGGCATCAACCACTTCGCGCTCTAAAGAGCACTCGTCATCAGCTCTCGGCCTTAAGATCCCGGATTTGCCTAAGATCTCAGCCTACCACCTTAAACTTGGACAACCAACGCCAAGCTGGCCTAGCCTTCTCCGTCCCTCCATCGCAATAACTGGAAGTACAGGAATATTAACCTGTTTTCCATCGACTACGCTTTTCAGCCTCGCCTTAGGGACCGACTAACCCTGCGTCGATTAACGTTGCGCAGGAAACCTTGGTCTTTCGGCGTGCGAGTTTTTCACTCGCATTGTCGTTACTCATGTCAGCATTCGCACTTCTGATACCTCCAGCAAGCTTCTCAACTCACCTTCACAGGCTTACAGAACGCTCCTCTACCGCATCACCAAAGGTGATACCCGTAGCTTCGGTGCATGGTTTGAGCCCCGTTACATCTTCCGCGCAGGCCGACTCGACTAGTGAGCTATTACGCTTTCTTTAAAGGATGGCTGCTTCTAAGCCAACCTCCTAGCTGTCTAAGCCTTCCCACATCGTTTCCCACTTAACCATGACTTTGGGACCTTAGCTGACGGTCTGGGTTGTTTCCCTTTTCACGACGGACGTTAGCACCCGCCGTGTGTCTCCCATGCTCGGCACTTGTAGGTATTCGGAGTTTGCATCGGTTTGGTAAGTCGGGATGACCCCCTAGCCGAAACAGTGCTCTACCCCCTACAGTGATACATGAGGCGCTACCTAAATAGCTTTCGAGGAGAACCAGCTATCTCCGAGCTTGATTAGCCTTTCACTCCGATCCACAGGTCATCCGCTAACTTTTCAACGGTAGTCGGTTCGGTCCTCCAGTCAGTGTTACCTAACCTTCAACCTGCCCATGGATAGATCGCCCGGTTTCGGGTCTATACCCAGCGACTAAACGCCCTATTAAGACTCGCTTTCGCTACGCCTCCCCTATTCGGTTAAGCTCGCCACTGAATATAAGTCGCTGACCCATTATACAAAAGGTACGCAGTCACCTAACAAAGTAGGCTCCCACTGCTTGTACGCATACGGTTTCAGGTTCTATTTCACTCCCCTCTCCGGGGTTCTTTTCGCCTTTCCCTCACGGTACTGGTTCACTATCGGTCAGTCAGTAGTATTTAGCCTTGGAGGATGGTCCCCCCATGTTCAGACAAAGTTTCTCGTGCTCCGTCCTACTCGATTTCATTGATAAGAGACTTTCGTGTACGGGGCTATCACCCACTATGGCCGCACTTTCCAGAGCGTTCCACTAATCTCAAACCAACTTAAGGGCTGGTCCCCGTTCGCTCGCCACTACTAAGGGAATCTCGGTTGATTTCTTTTCCTCAGGGTACTTAGATGTTTCAGTTCCCCTGGTTCGCCTCTTGCACCTATGTATTCAGTACAAGATACTCAGCTTATGCTGAGTGGGTTCCCCCATTCAGAGATCTCTGGATCACAGTCTGTTTGCCGACTCCCCAAAGCTTATCGCAGGCTACCACGTCTTTCATCGCCTCTGACTGCCAAGGCATCCACCGTATGCGCTTCTTCACTTGACCATATAACCCCAAGCAATCTGGTTATACTGTGAAGACGACATTCGCCGAAAATTCGCATGTTGCGCTTACGCGCAGAACTCACAAATTTTACCTTAGCCTGATACCCAGCAGTGAAACTGGCTATCAGTCTATATCTATCACATATCCGAATTTTTAAAGAACGATCTGACAAAAGCCAGAAATCAACATTCGAACTGAATGTTCATTTCTGAATTCTGATCAAGTAGAGCAGAAGTGGTGGAGCCAAGCGGGATCGAACCGCTGACCTCCTGCGTGCAAGGCAGGCGCTCTCCCAGCTGAGCTATGGCCCCGTATCCTACGGCTGAACCATGTAATGGTAGGTCTGGGCAGATTTGAACTGCCGACCTCACCCTTATCAGGGGTGCGCTCTAACCAACTGAGCTACAGACCTATAACAAGGTTGCGTTACAGCATCGTCTTTTACAATGAATCAAGCAATTCGTGTGGGAGCTCATCAGCAGGCTGATGTCGTCGATTAAGGAGGTGATCCAGCCGCAGGTTCCCCTACGGCTACCTTGTTACGACTTCACCCCAGTCATGAATCACACCGTGGTAACCGTCCTCCCGAAGGTTAGACTAGCTACTTCTGGTGCAACCCACTCCCATGGTGTGACGGGCGGTGTGTACAAGGCCCGGGAACGTATTCACCGCGACATTCTGATTCGCGATTACTAGCGATTCCGACTTCACGCAGTCGAGTTGCAGACTGCGATCCGGACTACGATCGGTTTTGTGAGATTAGCTCCACCTCGCGGCTTGGCAACCCTCTGTACCGACCATTGTAGCACGTGTGTAGCCCAGGCCGTAAGGGCCATGATGACTTGACGTCATCCCCACCTTCCTCCGGTTTGTCACCGGCAGTCTCCTTAGAGTGCCCACCATAACGTGCTGGTAACTAAGGACAAGGGTTGCGCTCGTTACGGGACTTAACCCAACATCTCACGACACGAGCTGACGACAGCCATGCAGCACCTGTGTCAGAGTTCCCGAAGGCACCAATCCATCTCTGGAAAGTTCTCTGCATGTCAAGGCCTGGTAAGGTTCTTCGCGTTGCTTCGAATTAAACCACATGCTCCACCGCTTGTGCGGGCCCCCGTCAATTCATTTGAGTTTTAACCTTGCGGCCGTACTCCCCAGGCGGTCAACTTAATGCGTTAGCTGCGCCACTA
Proteins encoded in this region:
- a CDS encoding PqiB family protein, producing MSDMPMAKTRPASNWSAIWILPLIALLIGGWLAWQAYRDSGVEIQVRFETGEGIVANKTEVIFKGMPVGKVTKLVLDAQGEKQGVIATIEMNKAAELHLNKGTRFWLVKPSVSLAGISGLETLVSGNYIAVSPGDGEPTRRFTALKVAPPLSDSEPGLHLTLKAERLGSLNRDSPIFYKQIQVGKVKSYRLSDDQSTVEVKVFIEPAYANLVRKHTRFWNASGISIDADLSGVKVRSESLSSIVAGGIAFATPEYRKDSPPTDPSLPFRLYEDFDAAQAGIRVKVKLSDYEGLQAGRTPVMYKGIQVGSLKTLKMEDNLASATAELTLDPLTEDYLVEGTQFWVVKPSISLAGITGLEALVKGNYIAIRPGEKGAKPQREFEARPKAPPLDLKAPGLHLVLFADTLGSLEVGSPVMYRQVKVGSVQSYQFARNSKRILIGVHIEKEYENLVNGSSRFWNVSGITLTGGLSGIKIKSESLQTLMAGGIAFDTPTPNVALKRRIPRFRLLESQEAVNRTGTLVTIRVDRADGLKAGTPIRFRGLDVGSVESVDLTKDLQAVVLRARITEAAERIAREGTQFWVVKPALGLVRTENLDTLIGGQYLEVQPAVKDRGPQRDFIALAQAPEVSGAPVGLPLTLSAPRRGSIKPGVPVTYREVAVGKVTGFELGQTADRVLIHILIEPRYAALVRGGSRFWNSSGFGFDWGLFKGATVRTESLETLIDGGIAFATPEGDQMGNPARPQQTFALFDKPEDAWLQWAPKISIGK
- a CDS encoding paraquat-inducible protein A, which codes for MRAIDAGIVVCNECHELNRQEVEGDSQACTRCGAIVHPRRPNSIIRTWALLITASILYIPANLLPIMTVSTFGQGSGDTIMSGVITLLKHGMLPIAAVVFIASILVPTFKLIGIALLLYSVQRRQPLSARQRILMYRFIEFIGRWSMLDIFVIAILVAVVNFGRIASVEANLGAVAFATVVILTMLAALTFDPRLIWDNTESDDDHE
- a CDS encoding paraquat-inducible protein A, coding for MPDPDKTQPLQQLPLAELIACHECDLLMRKPVLQHDEKAQCPRCGYELYAHRRNVVNRSLALVLTALLLFIPANFLPIMQLHLLGQTSDDTVWSGVLGLYNSQMRGVAVVVFLCSMAVPLLKLLCQLAVLLSIRLDIGRSYGLLCYRIYHHLRDWGMLEVYFMGVLVAIVKLVDLAELTVGLGLFCFISLLLVQVWLEVVMSPHQIWSALSGEDLHAGD